Proteins encoded in a region of the Paenibacillus sp. W2I17 genome:
- a CDS encoding response regulator: MMNLMVVDDEHSAVESIAVSIPWREHGIGQVFKAYSVKEALEHMASHQVHIIITDIRMPGLSGLDLVSHIRQKWEQTKCIILSGHASFDYAKQALKHGTVSYLLKPVRDEELIESVQQAAVQIRLEGEKQLLHQRAMYSVREHLPEKRAELMKDVLLGHKFADAELEGKLEQLEIGFRPQDKMQLLLIRYDDHQPTHKAFRLMKYAISNVVEEIYGSTYHLCHTDDAYDDLVFMASPKQTQAEPEMLMGRLGERLIHSVRQYLNATISLSVSRMGRFPDQVPQLYHQAVSALRKQAEAGKGLHLNAAAGTNGATLKSLAALYEPPGLTTLLEAGRMEDAHRKIKQIFTELSNSVFPEHVYVAFHYLAAAFSYMAHREGRQLADVLGEQYQQLLKDGYGISLRSLETWTRSVMQQWEESTSDAGQDAGSTLIRQVQQWIDHHLGEDLSLQVIAGEVHLHPVYLSKMYKQSTGEGISDYIIRSRMERAVHLLKHTAMKIYEVGQEVGYNNTPYFIQVFRKHYGLTPQDFRNG, from the coding sequence ATGATGAATCTGATGGTCGTGGATGATGAACATTCGGCAGTAGAGTCGATCGCTGTCTCCATACCGTGGAGAGAACACGGGATTGGTCAAGTATTCAAAGCCTATTCAGTCAAAGAAGCCCTGGAACATATGGCATCACATCAGGTCCATATTATTATCACGGATATCCGCATGCCAGGTCTGTCCGGTCTGGATCTGGTCAGTCACATCCGGCAAAAGTGGGAACAGACAAAATGTATTATTTTATCGGGGCATGCTTCCTTCGATTATGCAAAGCAGGCGCTCAAACATGGGACGGTTAGTTATCTGCTCAAACCAGTCCGGGATGAAGAACTGATCGAATCCGTGCAGCAGGCTGCAGTTCAGATTCGCCTAGAGGGTGAGAAACAATTGCTGCATCAGCGGGCCATGTATTCGGTAAGGGAACATTTGCCTGAGAAGCGAGCGGAGCTGATGAAGGATGTACTTTTAGGGCATAAATTTGCGGATGCTGAACTCGAAGGCAAGCTGGAGCAATTGGAGATCGGGTTCCGTCCACAGGATAAAATGCAACTGTTGCTCATCCGATATGATGACCATCAACCTACACATAAAGCGTTTCGATTGATGAAGTACGCCATCTCCAATGTGGTGGAAGAGATCTACGGGAGTACCTATCATCTCTGCCATACGGATGACGCCTATGATGATCTGGTCTTCATGGCGAGTCCCAAACAAACCCAAGCCGAACCTGAAATGCTAATGGGAAGGCTTGGAGAACGGTTAATCCACAGTGTGAGGCAGTATCTGAACGCGACCATTTCCCTATCCGTTAGTCGTATGGGACGTTTTCCAGATCAGGTGCCACAGTTATATCATCAAGCCGTCAGTGCGCTTCGCAAGCAAGCCGAGGCGGGCAAAGGATTACATCTGAATGCGGCGGCGGGAACCAATGGGGCCACGTTGAAGTCTCTTGCAGCGCTGTATGAACCACCGGGTCTAACGACGTTACTGGAAGCCGGGCGCATGGAGGATGCACACCGTAAGATTAAACAGATCTTTACCGAACTGTCGAACAGTGTGTTCCCGGAACATGTGTATGTGGCCTTTCATTATTTGGCGGCAGCATTCTCATATATGGCTCATCGGGAAGGAAGACAGTTAGCCGATGTGCTTGGGGAGCAGTACCAGCAGCTGCTTAAGGATGGTTATGGTATCTCGCTGCGTAGTCTGGAAACGTGGACCAGAAGTGTGATGCAGCAGTGGGAAGAGAGTACAAGCGATGCGGGACAGGATGCCGGATCAACGCTGATTCGGCAGGTGCAGCAATGGATTGACCATCATCTGGGCGAGGATCTATCGTTACAAGTCATTGCAGGAGAGGTGCATTTGCACCCCGTATATCTGTCGAAAATGTACAAACAATCCACAGGTGAAGGCATTAGTGATTATATTATCCGTTCCAGAATGGAACGTGCGGTTCATTTGCTGAAGCATACGGCGATGAAGATCTATGAAGTCGGTCAGGAAGTGGGGTACAATAACACGCCTTATTTCATTCAGGTGTTCCGCAAACATTATGGACTGACCCCGCAGGATTTTCGGAACGGTTAA
- a CDS encoding extracellular solute-binding protein produces the protein MYRKMMTALLAITMFAVTACSSGAKEEPAKEAAAPLALQDGKYEPAVQMSYLRAWNDDTKFKNGETAQNNVHTKWAKERLGIDLTTPWAVSVTNDAFYTKLRLSLSANEELPDIVSIRGDYNLVRELIESGKFANAGELFDKYASDTWKQASESAPEEWYPYMYEGERYGIPIFDYAYNGDSVMFIREDWLKKLGLEEPKTMDELVTVMDAFTNQDPDGNGKKDTYGLTVGMKNALNTWMTESGWIFGMYNTMPGQWNDAGDGTLQYGSIQPGVKEGLATMKDWLSKGYLPKEAGVYDEIKAAELFTAGKAGIIVGPHWMPNWPIDDVKKNVDGATYKAIALPTGPTGESHQHGSGASNGVLLINKDMANPEIFFTYQNYLFDNFANPEVGSEFEHGFAQGYDYDIVDGKVVGEAEVKDGVSPLKYTITYDGARIPNLMMDTLAELAKGKEPETPFEKNTKIANKPEVFVAAEVVVANKDNAIKNKFTGAPTETMKMKKDAIDKLEKDTFSKIIYGQVGIEEFDAFVTKWKSMGGEDITAEVNEWYKTVN, from the coding sequence ATGTATAGAAAAATGATGACGGCATTGCTTGCAATCACGATGTTTGCCGTAACGGCATGTAGTTCGGGGGCCAAGGAAGAACCGGCGAAGGAAGCCGCTGCACCACTTGCTCTGCAAGACGGGAAGTATGAACCAGCGGTACAGATGAGTTATTTGCGGGCCTGGAATGATGACACGAAGTTTAAGAACGGGGAAACGGCACAGAACAATGTGCATACGAAATGGGCCAAGGAACGACTTGGCATCGATCTGACCACACCGTGGGCTGTATCGGTGACCAATGATGCATTTTACACGAAATTACGCTTGTCTCTGTCCGCTAACGAAGAACTGCCTGATATTGTCTCCATTCGGGGGGACTACAATCTGGTACGGGAATTAATTGAGTCCGGCAAATTTGCGAATGCAGGCGAGCTGTTTGACAAGTATGCTTCGGACACATGGAAACAGGCATCTGAATCGGCACCCGAGGAATGGTATCCGTACATGTATGAGGGCGAGCGTTATGGCATTCCAATCTTCGATTATGCCTACAACGGCGATTCGGTCATGTTCATTCGGGAAGACTGGCTGAAAAAACTGGGGCTGGAAGAACCAAAAACCATGGATGAACTGGTTACGGTCATGGATGCTTTTACGAATCAGGACCCCGATGGGAACGGTAAGAAAGATACGTATGGTCTGACCGTGGGCATGAAAAATGCGCTCAATACGTGGATGACGGAATCCGGCTGGATCTTCGGCATGTACAACACGATGCCTGGACAGTGGAATGATGCTGGAGACGGCACACTGCAATATGGCTCCATCCAGCCAGGTGTGAAGGAAGGCCTAGCAACGATGAAAGATTGGTTGTCCAAAGGTTACCTGCCCAAAGAAGCAGGCGTCTATGACGAGATCAAGGCAGCAGAATTGTTCACCGCAGGTAAAGCAGGCATTATCGTGGGACCACACTGGATGCCAAACTGGCCGATTGATGATGTGAAGAAAAATGTGGACGGTGCCACGTACAAGGCCATTGCCTTACCTACAGGACCAACAGGTGAGAGCCACCAACATGGTTCTGGTGCGAGCAATGGGGTGTTGCTGATTAACAAAGACATGGCGAACCCGGAGATTTTCTTCACGTATCAGAATTATCTGTTCGACAACTTCGCCAACCCGGAAGTGGGCAGCGAGTTCGAACATGGCTTCGCGCAAGGATATGACTATGACATCGTGGATGGCAAAGTTGTTGGTGAAGCCGAAGTGAAGGACGGCGTATCACCACTCAAATATACAATTACGTATGATGGTGCACGGATTCCAAATCTCATGATGGATACGCTGGCGGAACTTGCGAAGGGCAAGGAACCGGAGACTCCTTTTGAGAAAAATACGAAAATTGCCAACAAACCGGAAGTGTTTGTAGCCGCTGAGGTGGTTGTTGCGAATAAAGATAACGCCATTAAGAATAAGTTCACCGGGGCACCAACCGAGACGATGAAAATGAAGAAGGACGCGATCGACAAGTTGGAGAAAGATACGTTCAGCAAGATCATCTATGGTCAGGTAGGCATTGAGGAATTTGATGCGTTTGTAACGAAGTGGAAGTCCATGGGTGGCGAGGATATTACCGCCGAAGTAAACGAGTGGTATAAGACAGTTAATTAA
- a CDS encoding DUF6138 family protein, whose protein sequence is MSTLYDQAMEEMITTIHEWFDEQEKRDDLESVVKRTTLQMGIFNDIVLDYRPGRTTVDSLDLGLDDDVKSKQAGAFTEEQVRNEIRPKLVEVVQGRLDKLADTPLIDYRFTLRGKFPTTEGKLQLTLLEWINEEKRQLLLERIHTYVDKNLENSTYPTKPLESFFLTSHLLDPKLFPELDVAWTIRQYDRIQELNQARPDALAEHRGEITRAVTAWAENQFLSQYYDVQSSPYRTNEYSLKPGATLQSNIETQTGQHSDEHGEQQTSGTQPIDLLLYAAVMILRFEPSYSKPKGVTFLELAKQLGSRRAARMMIEGSGTYAKDDIHVKTEEVECKANDVFALMTIHIRKEEPSAYQQALTFITHLLKQGFPKGYKIKLKSSVKQYLPIKGLAKSDTHRFFANALEYPELHPLLEEYAREAIQEFEFYEDAEGEKSCMPGSYATFGLGLVDERYFPLVEYYMGEVDDEHQLIQDKFIAAFVEQQGVTAQAIPALVASLRRSTDSLKLKIQPELENEEILELLVRQIQELEHFEAERVLYPIFGKVEKLTTLARKAEGRRKELLLELLQAAGK, encoded by the coding sequence ATGAGTACACTTTATGACCAGGCGATGGAAGAGATGATCACGACGATCCATGAATGGTTTGATGAACAGGAAAAGCGGGATGACTTGGAAAGTGTTGTGAAGCGAACCACGCTGCAAATGGGTATTTTTAATGATATTGTACTGGATTACAGACCTGGACGGACCACGGTAGACAGCCTGGATCTGGGTTTGGATGATGATGTGAAATCAAAGCAGGCAGGAGCCTTTACCGAGGAACAGGTACGTAACGAGATCAGGCCTAAGCTTGTAGAGGTTGTTCAGGGAAGATTGGACAAGCTGGCAGATACTCCGTTGATTGACTACCGCTTCACCTTGCGAGGGAAATTTCCAACAACCGAAGGCAAGCTGCAACTGACTTTATTGGAATGGATAAACGAAGAGAAAAGACAGCTGCTCCTTGAGCGTATTCATACCTATGTAGACAAGAATCTGGAGAACAGTACATATCCAACGAAGCCATTGGAATCCTTCTTTTTGACGAGTCATCTGCTCGATCCAAAGCTGTTCCCGGAGTTGGATGTAGCATGGACGATCAGGCAGTATGACCGGATTCAAGAGTTGAATCAGGCGCGTCCGGATGCACTGGCGGAACATCGTGGTGAGATTACTCGTGCGGTGACGGCATGGGCGGAGAATCAGTTTTTGTCACAGTATTATGATGTACAGTCTTCGCCTTACCGTACCAATGAATATTCACTTAAGCCCGGAGCAACGCTTCAATCGAACATTGAAACACAGACAGGCCAACATTCGGACGAGCATGGGGAGCAGCAAACATCCGGGACTCAACCAATCGATCTGCTGTTATATGCGGCGGTCATGATTCTACGTTTTGAGCCGAGTTATAGCAAACCCAAAGGTGTGACTTTTTTGGAACTCGCGAAGCAACTCGGTAGCCGTCGTGCAGCACGTATGATGATAGAAGGTAGCGGGACGTATGCGAAGGACGATATTCATGTGAAAACGGAAGAAGTGGAATGCAAAGCAAATGATGTATTTGCTCTGATGACCATCCACATTCGTAAGGAAGAGCCAAGTGCCTATCAACAGGCACTTACCTTTATCACTCATTTATTGAAACAGGGCTTTCCGAAAGGTTATAAGATCAAGCTCAAGTCCAGCGTAAAGCAGTATTTGCCGATCAAAGGACTCGCGAAGTCGGATACCCACCGATTCTTTGCCAATGCACTGGAGTACCCGGAGCTGCATCCACTCCTGGAAGAGTATGCGCGTGAGGCTATCCAGGAGTTTGAGTTCTACGAGGATGCCGAGGGAGAGAAAAGCTGTATGCCAGGCAGTTATGCAACCTTTGGGCTGGGGCTCGTGGATGAGCGGTATTTCCCGCTGGTTGAATATTACATGGGCGAAGTGGATGATGAGCATCAGTTGATTCAGGATAAGTTCATTGCGGCATTTGTAGAACAACAGGGTGTAACGGCTCAAGCCATACCTGCGTTAGTCGCCAGTTTGCGTCGTTCGACCGATAGTCTGAAGCTGAAGATTCAGCCCGAGCTGGAGAATGAGGAGATACTCGAACTGTTGGTTAGACAGATTCAAGAACTTGAGCATTTTGAAGCGGAACGTGTACTCTATCCGATCTTTGGCAAGGTGGAGAAGCTAACAACGCTCGCTCGCAAAGCGGAGGGAAGACGGAAGGAATTATTGCTGGAACTGTTGCAGGCCGCGGGGAAATAA
- a CDS encoding stalk domain-containing protein gives MMKKNMKKSVATMMVLGMTLTGATGVFAGTQLEKISAYLNHGISFNVDGAAYSPTDGNGNKLAPITYNNSTYLPVRALADALHVPVSYDGKKGQVIIGQATSNPSALTNVTYSAAQKEAIQKAFAQFDGFETAYAPQQMIAGDTFKSVGAGGDGVSFVFNHMKVDVSPRDYSDGYTSKDVKLSNGVIAKWYTPDQTGMLTFQLDDRYVTLSSPDHKLSQAQLQQVAVSVQKANSNNDQGITAFADVNYSKQQLDNIRKAFAKFDGFTTAYAPQHMVAGDTFKSVGAGGDGVNFVFNRMNVTVSPKDYSFSYDGKTVKLPNGVSAKWYTPDQTDMLTFKLDDRYVTISSPNNQLTHTQLEQMAVSVQKVK, from the coding sequence ATGATGAAAAAAAACATGAAGAAATCCGTAGCAACGATGATGGTACTGGGCATGACTTTAACAGGAGCAACGGGCGTATTCGCCGGAACACAACTGGAGAAAATCTCTGCATACCTTAACCATGGAATCAGCTTTAATGTCGATGGCGCGGCTTACTCACCAACGGATGGCAATGGCAACAAACTTGCGCCAATTACTTATAACAACTCCACTTATCTGCCTGTACGTGCGCTTGCCGATGCACTGCATGTACCCGTATCCTATGACGGCAAAAAAGGACAGGTCATTATCGGCCAAGCTACCAGCAATCCATCAGCTTTGACGAATGTAACGTACAGCGCAGCACAAAAAGAGGCGATTCAAAAAGCTTTTGCACAATTCGATGGGTTCGAGACCGCTTATGCCCCTCAGCAGATGATCGCAGGTGACACGTTCAAAAGTGTAGGTGCGGGTGGCGACGGCGTCAGTTTTGTTTTCAACCATATGAAAGTGGATGTGTCTCCAAGAGATTATTCGGACGGTTATACGAGCAAAGACGTGAAACTGTCCAATGGTGTTATTGCCAAATGGTACACACCAGATCAAACGGGCATGCTCACATTCCAACTGGATGATCGCTACGTTACCCTTAGCTCCCCGGATCATAAGCTGAGCCAAGCTCAGTTGCAACAAGTCGCTGTCTCTGTTCAAAAAGCCAACAGCAACAATGATCAAGGGATCACTGCATTCGCAGATGTGAACTATAGCAAACAACAATTGGATAACATTCGCAAAGCATTTGCGAAGTTTGACGGGTTCACAACAGCCTATGCCCCACAACATATGGTTGCTGGAGATACGTTCAAAAGCGTAGGTGCAGGCGGTGATGGTGTAAACTTTGTTTTTAATCGTATGAATGTAACGGTATCCCCTAAAGATTACTCGTTCAGCTATGATGGCAAAACGGTAAAACTGCCTAATGGCGTATCAGCCAAATGGTATACACCAGACCAAACGGATATGCTCACGTTCAAGCTGGATGATCGTTATGTAACTATCAGCTCACCGAATAATCAATTGACTCACACTCAACTGGAGCAAATGGCGGTATCTGTACAAAAAGTGAAATAA
- a CDS encoding copper amine oxidase N-terminal domain-containing protein, whose product MKATKMGNQAGIKQAQANINGFVDEFSTFLSTATEGKLPKAAAKQALQVHEDLVQKVFDEYVAGDYADAYKAYREGFKEMFDVSKALSTAITTQMPEKFKNTKADTKAADLRSALNHLASEHFALSALQMQEQFDGRTAASNALITTEAGNTADFKAAIASVYGNDGANAFEKIWVTNHVNAQSDYVKAVKNNDATARAAVEKRIAGFTTEFATFLDSATAGNLPKAAGQQALTTHENQVQNVLNQYAAGNYDASYTTNREGFKVMFGVGQALGNAIVTQFNDKFQEPATPAPAPEMTTVWMQLNSKMLKINDKTTNMDTTPVLWKNTTYIPLRFLSEGIGATVKWDKKAQQVTVMAGDDTLEFWVNNNVMEVNGVKKNVGATVFVNKDGRTQVPLRFIAELLNWDVKWAQKDGSITLTKSM is encoded by the coding sequence GTGAAAGCAACCAAAATGGGCAACCAGGCTGGAATCAAACAAGCACAGGCAAACATCAACGGTTTCGTGGATGAGTTCTCTACATTCCTGAGCACAGCAACCGAAGGCAAGTTGCCAAAAGCAGCAGCCAAACAGGCTCTGCAAGTGCATGAAGATCTCGTGCAAAAAGTATTTGATGAGTATGTAGCTGGAGATTACGCTGATGCATACAAGGCTTACCGTGAAGGTTTCAAAGAAATGTTCGATGTAAGTAAAGCACTCTCCACGGCGATTACCACACAAATGCCTGAGAAATTTAAGAACACCAAAGCGGATACCAAAGCAGCTGATCTGAGATCTGCACTCAACCACTTGGCTTCCGAACACTTTGCGCTTTCGGCTCTGCAAATGCAAGAGCAATTTGATGGACGTACAGCCGCTTCCAATGCACTGATTACAACTGAAGCTGGAAACACAGCTGACTTCAAAGCAGCAATTGCTTCCGTTTACGGTAACGATGGTGCCAATGCTTTCGAGAAAATTTGGGTAACGAACCACGTTAACGCACAAAGCGACTATGTAAAAGCCGTTAAAAACAACGATGCTACTGCTCGTGCAGCAGTAGAGAAACGTATTGCTGGATTCACAACAGAGTTCGCTACATTCCTGGATTCTGCAACAGCTGGCAATCTGCCAAAAGCAGCAGGACAACAAGCACTGACAACACATGAAAATCAAGTACAAAACGTATTGAATCAATATGCAGCAGGTAACTATGATGCTTCGTACACAACAAATCGTGAAGGCTTCAAAGTGATGTTTGGTGTAGGTCAAGCCCTGGGTAACGCGATCGTGACTCAATTCAATGACAAATTCCAAGAGCCAGCAACACCTGCACCAGCGCCAGAAATGACAACGGTGTGGATGCAACTGAACAGCAAAATGCTGAAAATTAACGACAAAACAACCAACATGGATACCACACCAGTGCTTTGGAAAAACACAACATACATTCCATTGCGTTTCCTGAGTGAAGGTATTGGTGCAACGGTGAAATGGGACAAAAAAGCACAACAAGTAACCGTAATGGCTGGCGATGATACCCTTGAATTCTGGGTGAACAACAACGTTATGGAAGTAAACGGCGTGAAGAAAAATGTGGGTGCAACTGTATTTGTAAACAAAGATGGACGTACGCAAGTACCTCTGCGCTTCATTGCTGAACTTCTGAACTGGGACGTGAAATGGGCACAAAAAGATGGTTCCATTACGCTGACTAAATCGATGTAA
- a CDS encoding nitroreductase family protein — protein sequence MSVQSVLEHRRSVRHFDSSYTIHPEILTSFIESASKSPNGNNIQATRYFIIDDPDLRSALLPIAYNQQQVIDASALIVMLGDYQAFEADNIIRIHEEGFQSGFFDASLRDYLANAALQYYANKSDEELKLELTRDVSLASMSFILLANEAGFETITMSGYDSAQLKASLNISERYLDVMLIAVGKATKNGHQTVRHPVHQIMYRNTMTSL from the coding sequence ATGAGTGTACAATCCGTTTTGGAACATAGGCGTTCCGTTCGACATTTTGATTCAAGTTATACGATACACCCGGAGATTCTCACTTCATTCATTGAATCTGCAAGCAAGTCACCCAATGGGAATAATATTCAAGCGACCCGGTATTTTATAATTGATGACCCTGATCTCCGGAGCGCATTACTACCTATTGCTTACAATCAGCAACAGGTGATCGATGCTTCCGCTTTGATCGTCATGTTAGGGGATTATCAAGCATTTGAAGCGGATAACATCATCAGAATTCACGAAGAAGGCTTTCAGTCGGGCTTTTTTGATGCATCACTCCGAGATTATCTGGCGAATGCGGCACTACAATACTATGCAAATAAATCGGATGAAGAGCTCAAGTTGGAGTTAACCCGAGATGTAAGCCTAGCATCCATGTCATTCATCCTGCTCGCTAATGAGGCTGGTTTCGAAACCATCACAATGTCAGGTTATGATTCCGCTCAATTAAAAGCCAGCTTGAATATTTCTGAAAGATACTTGGATGTCATGCTGATCGCTGTTGGTAAAGCTACGAAAAATGGACATCAAACGGTACGTCATCCTGTTCATCAAATTATGTATCGAAACACAATGACCTCCTTATGA
- a CDS encoding helix-turn-helix domain-containing protein: MVKYNTGINIFMDIAGGKWKCLILFFLSQQSVRTKEFYELIPGITQKVLTDQLKQLESDGLVHREIFKEVPPKVEYSLTDLGRSFVPVLNTMCDWGNTYARSKGMDQDEHIQCDHE, from the coding sequence TTGGTTAAATATAATACCGGAATAAATATTTTCATGGATATCGCTGGCGGGAAATGGAAGTGCCTTATCCTTTTTTTTCTGAGCCAACAATCGGTGCGAACCAAGGAATTCTATGAACTGATACCTGGAATTACACAAAAGGTCTTAACCGACCAATTGAAACAGTTGGAGAGTGATGGCCTCGTACATAGGGAAATATTCAAGGAAGTCCCGCCAAAAGTAGAATATAGTTTAACTGATCTCGGACGATCCTTCGTTCCGGTCTTGAACACGATGTGCGACTGGGGCAATACGTACGCAAGGTCCAAAGGTATGGATCAGGATGAACATATTCAATGTGATCATGAATGA
- a CDS encoding disulfide oxidoreductase: MSTSSKSERPARNVDTRLFVAWAVSVIATGGSLYFSEIKGYLPCDLCWYQRIFMYPLTILLGIAYFKDDVGITKYVLPLSFVGGGISLYHVTIQRIFSATGNAVACGKVPCYTDYLNWFGFITIPLLALIAFIIIIVMLWGIGKTPKSS, translated from the coding sequence ATGAGTACATCATCAAAATCGGAGCGCCCAGCGAGAAATGTGGATACCCGGTTATTTGTTGCTTGGGCCGTTTCCGTTATTGCAACAGGGGGGAGCCTCTATTTCAGTGAGATCAAGGGATATCTTCCATGTGATCTATGCTGGTACCAGCGTATATTCATGTATCCACTAACCATCTTGCTGGGCATTGCCTACTTTAAGGATGACGTGGGCATCACCAAATACGTACTCCCACTTAGTTTCGTCGGTGGCGGCATTTCGTTGTATCATGTAACAATCCAGCGTATTTTTTCGGCTACAGGTAATGCCGTCGCTTGCGGTAAGGTTCCATGTTATACCGACTATTTGAACTGGTTTGGTTTCATCACGATTCCATTACTGGCACTGATCGCCTTTATTATCATCATCGTGATGTTGTGGGGTATCGGCAAAACACCAAAATCTTCTTAA
- a CDS encoding FixH family protein, with protein MSGQARWFMPFIILLLLTVGCSYEEQSQSGEIPEMIKVKLDVPEKASLHKPTRLQVKLTQGDAPLSHADHVQFQIWNELDDPPTVSPEQGMMTADELENQGAITANESEEGLYEIQHTFEEPGTYVVQVHVTHGAMHSMPRARIVAE; from the coding sequence ATGAGCGGACAAGCTCGTTGGTTCATGCCCTTTATTATTCTGCTCCTCCTGACCGTGGGATGCTCTTATGAGGAACAGTCACAATCAGGCGAGATACCAGAGATGATCAAGGTGAAACTTGACGTTCCAGAGAAAGCTTCTCTTCATAAACCAACACGGTTGCAGGTGAAGCTTACACAGGGAGATGCACCGTTAAGTCATGCTGACCATGTGCAATTCCAGATCTGGAATGAGCTTGATGATCCGCCTACTGTATCTCCGGAACAAGGTATGATGACAGCGGACGAACTGGAGAATCAAGGGGCTATTACTGCCAATGAGTCAGAGGAAGGGCTGTATGAAATCCAGCATACCTTTGAAGAACCAGGTACGTATGTGGTACAGGTCCATGTTACGCACGGAGCTATGCATAGCATGCCGAGAGCGAGAATTGTAGCGGAATGA
- a CDS encoding LacI family DNA-binding transcriptional regulator, which produces MATIHDVALRAGVSVTTVSRVLNNRGYISQKTRDKVYQTMDQLNYRPNEIARSLLRKQSNVIGLIIPDVSHPFFGELASYVEYHAYQNGFKIMLCNSHMDPSKEREYVEMLKGNRVDGIIMGSHTLEVDEYMNLHSPIVTFDRKIGEDIPFISSDNYQGGVMAAELLLAKNRRHLAHICGNLELQMLSNRRTTGFVDTLQAHGVKPVMIHETDLNVFDQHQYTELVDKLLAQHPEVDGLFVTSDLMAVHALKQIVLGGRKVPDDIAIIGYDDSRAAAYTVPGITTIRQPVEAMAKLAIDLIRRQLAEEKIEMEHILPVTIVERETT; this is translated from the coding sequence ATGGCAACTATTCATGATGTTGCACTCAGGGCAGGAGTTTCTGTAACTACCGTCTCGCGTGTATTAAACAACCGGGGATATATCAGTCAGAAGACTCGGGACAAAGTCTATCAAACCATGGACCAACTGAACTATCGACCCAATGAAATTGCCCGTTCTCTTCTGCGTAAGCAATCAAATGTAATAGGCTTGATTATTCCCGATGTATCCCATCCGTTTTTTGGAGAACTGGCTAGCTATGTTGAGTATCATGCTTACCAGAATGGATTTAAAATTATGTTATGCAATTCCCACATGGACCCTTCAAAAGAGCGTGAATATGTGGAAATGCTTAAGGGTAATCGCGTGGATGGCATTATTATGGGAAGTCATACACTGGAAGTTGATGAGTATATGAATCTGCATTCCCCAATCGTGACCTTTGATCGTAAGATCGGTGAAGACATCCCGTTTATCTCATCTGATAACTATCAGGGAGGGGTTATGGCTGCTGAATTGCTGCTCGCGAAGAACAGACGGCATTTGGCACATATCTGCGGTAATTTGGAATTGCAAATGCTGTCCAATCGCCGGACGACAGGTTTCGTTGATACACTGCAGGCTCATGGAGTCAAACCGGTCATGATTCATGAAACCGATCTGAATGTGTTTGATCAGCATCAGTATACAGAATTGGTGGATAAGCTGCTTGCACAGCACCCGGAGGTGGACGGGCTCTTTGTTACGAGTGATCTGATGGCGGTGCATGCGCTGAAGCAGATCGTGTTAGGTGGGCGCAAGGTACCCGACGATATCGCTATTATAGGTTATGATGACAGTCGTGCGGCAGCGTATACGGTGCCTGGCATTACAACGATCAGGCAGCCGGTGGAGGCCATGGCTAAGCTGGCGATTGATCTGATTCGGCGCCAACTCGCGGAAGAGAAGATCGAAATGGAGCATATTTTGCCGGTTACCATCGTGGAGAGAGAGACGACCTGA